The genomic region CGTTCTCACATGCTATATCGCAAGTATGCCCAGCGTGCGGGAAAGTGGTTTGGGCTTTTACTTGAACCGACGACGGGGAAACCACGTTTTGGTGCCAAGGTTCGCTCGCTACACACATTCGACTTTGAACTTGAGGCAATCACGTCCAAAGCAGCGCCTCTCCAAAAGTTAGATGAACTGCCTTCCCAATTCGCAAACCGGAATACTGGACGAAACGATCCATGTCCTTGCGGCAGTGGGAAAAAGTTCAAGCGTTGCTGTCTCGAATAGCAACAATTGTGGGTTCTTTAGAACTGGTCTGATGAGTATCCGCTTTGGAGAAGCTGCGCTACGGAATCGTTTATGGCGGCGAATGTCTCCTAAGGGCCGATCGCCGACCAAAATGATTTCATCTTTATACATCGTTGCCCCCCCCCCAAAAAAAAAACCCATTGCCCTCTTCCCCGCTCTGCCTCTATGGTGATTGGGATGATCTGGCGGTTTGAGCCAGCTGGACATCTGCAAAGTTTATCTGCCCCCTTCTTGAAGCGCGTCCGAAAACCCGCGCGGGAGAGAGGGCAGGATGCCAAAGCCTGACCGCCGCCCTTGTGCTGCCCTCAGGCCCATCTAACCCCCCGCGCAAGCGGGACATAATGGGAGAGGCGCGGGCGAGTGCACGCGCAGCTTCGGAGATAAATCGCGATGAAACGCGTGCAGATCAGCCAAGTGAGTGACGGGGCGGCCCATGCCGCGCCCGCCCATCCTGCTGTCCGCGTCATCGCCCTTTCAGGACAATATCCCCCTCTCACGCGACCCTCTGGGGTGCGCGCAGCGCGGGGATGTGCAAGGAACCCATGGCAAAGAAAATGCTTATCGATGCCACCCACGCGGAGGAAACCCGCGTTGTTGTGGCAGATGGAAACAAGGTCGAGGAATTCGATTTCGAGTCGCTGAATAAGCGGCAACTGGCAGGAAATATCTATTTGGCAAAGGTGACGCGGGTTGAGCCCTCGTTGCAGGCGGCCTTTGTGGATTATGGCGGCAATCGTCACGGTTTCTTGGCTTTTTCCGAAATTCACCCCGATTATTATCAAATCCCCAAAGCGGATCGTGAGGCGCTTTTGGCCGAGGAGCGGGAATTGGCCGCCGAGGCCGAAGCCGATGAGGAGGAGAAATCCGCCCCCAAACGCCGCCGCTCGCGCCGCCGCAAATCCTCGGACACCCGTGCAGAGGCCGCCGCAGGTGATGCGATTGCCACAGGCGAGGTCAGCACGCCCTCGGGCATGGATGTGATTGATCTGGACGCGGATGCTGAGACTGAATCTGAGATGGAGGTAGATGAGGCGCTTGATGCGGCCCTGACGGACACGGCCGCCCCTGAGAGCGATGCCGATCCTGAGGTTGAGGCCGATATCGAAGATGGCGCATCTGAGGAGGACGCCACCGCCCCCGCCGAGGCCGAAACCATCGCCGATGATGATGATCATGAAGATATTCGTCCTGTGCGCAAACCGCGCGCGCGCAAATATAAAATCCAAGAAGTGATCAAAGTGCGCCAGATTATTCTGGTGCAGGTCGTCAAAGAGGAACGCGGCAATAAGGGTGCTGCCCTGACCACCTATCTCAGCCTTGCTGGGCGCTATTGTGTTTTGATGCCCAATACCGCGCGCGGTGGCGGGATCAGCCGCAAGATTACCAATATTTCGGATCGCAAAAAGCTAAAGGAAATCGCGCAATCGATGGAGGTGCCGCAGGGCGCGGGTCTGATCATCCGCACCGCGGGCAGCCAACGCACCAAGGCCGAGATCAAGCGCGATTACGAATATTTGCAGCGCCAATGGGAACAGGTGCGCGAATTGACCCTGCGCTCGATAGCGCCTGCGCCAATTTACGAGGAAGGTAATCTGATCCACCGCTCGATCCGCGATCTCTATAATCGCGATATTGACGAGGTGTTGGTTGAAGGCGAGGCGGGCTATCGCCAAGCCAAGGACTTCATGAAAATGATCATGCCGTCCCATGCCAAAAACGTGAAACATTATGCGGACAGTCTGCCGCTTTTCGCGCGCTATCAGGTCGAGGGTTACTTGGCTGATATGTTCAACCCTGTCGTGCAGCTCAAATCGGGCGGCTATATCGTCATCGGCATCACTGAGGCTTTGGTTGCGGTTGATGTGAACTCGGGGCGCGCGACCAAGGAAGGCTCTATTGAGGAAACCGCGCTTAAGACCAATCTTGAGGCTGCCGAAG from Rhodobacterales bacterium HKCCA1288 harbors:
- a CDS encoding Rne/Rng family ribonuclease — translated: MAKKMLIDATHAEETRVVVADGNKVEEFDFESLNKRQLAGNIYLAKVTRVEPSLQAAFVDYGGNRHGFLAFSEIHPDYYQIPKADREALLAEERELAAEAEADEEEKSAPKRRRSRRRKSSDTRAEAAAGDAIATGEVSTPSGMDVIDLDADAETESEMEVDEALDAALTDTAAPESDADPEVEADIEDGASEEDATAPAEAETIADDDDHEDIRPVRKPRARKYKIQEVIKVRQIILVQVVKEERGNKGAALTTYLSLAGRYCVLMPNTARGGGISRKITNISDRKKLKEIAQSMEVPQGAGLIIRTAGSQRTKAEIKRDYEYLQRQWEQVRELTLRSIAPAPIYEEGNLIHRSIRDLYNRDIDEVLVEGEAGYRQAKDFMKMIMPSHAKNVKHYADSLPLFARYQVEGYLADMFNPVVQLKSGGYIVIGITEALVAVDVNSGRATKEGSIEETALKTNLEAAEEVARQVRLRDLAGLIVIDFIDMDDRRNNLAVEKRLKDRLKTDRARIQVGRISGFGLLEMSRQRLRPGMLEATTQPCHHCHGTGLVRSDDSQGLSILRQLEEESTRRRSRELLLTAPVGIVNFIMNQKREYLADLEARYGVSIRVEADPAMITPDYRIEKFKTATRRIAPASPVVSMDAGLMEEIEAAEADAADEIDITEAPEADRPEAQGEEGEGKKRRRRRRGGRGRRRNRGEGDEARTTEAGPEAPEVAEQSAGASEADASPAVEAEATPEVEEKPKRRRSRKSTKSDASAETVAASEPSDPATEAPAEATVEAAVEEAPKPKRRGRKTKAEKAAEEAAAATVSVAEAEQAPEPAEEAPKPKRATRSRKTPAKKAEPVAEVPSAPDATVEAVSAPQAAEPAPEGPKKRGWWSRG